One Ureaplasma urealyticum serovar 8 str. ATCC 27618 genomic window carries:
- a CDS encoding heavy-metal-associated domain-containing protein, translated as MTYMLLTSSDLHCGSCSSNLYNVLEKIGAQNISVNILNSEFAFEFEENKIADQDVIKEINKNGFKTNILEKYTY; from the coding sequence ATGACTTATATGCTATTAACATCTAGTGACTTACATTGCGGGTCATGTTCTTCAAATTTATATAATGTACTTGAAAAGATTGGCGCACAAAATATTAGTGTAAATATTTTAAATTCAGAATTTGCTTTTGAATTTGAAGAAAATAAAATTGCTGATCAAGATGTAATTAAAGAAATCAATAAAAATGGTTTCAAAACAAATATTTTAGAAAAATACACATACTAA
- a CDS encoding heavy metal translocating P-type ATPase codes for MLKNNLIKKFQLLPINKRRYLISLMKTSIALLISIPLMVFEMLFMFKSNLILGLDGYFIYGWIVFALSIFIVFGLGFSFFKGAFFEVFKWKKPGMSLLVVISTCVAFIYSTYSLISNTIIYEPKLHGFFETACMIIATMSVGQLVSDRIKLKANQDLQSLNDLQVKKYNSYDLNTKQVSEKVVFQAEINEYALVKKGEIVPLDGVLYSQIAEVDESSLTGEARPILKTINNDIIAGSINVGDNFIFKITKLYNDSTIKKIINGVNQIASSKPKIQVVADKISLWFTPFILLMAILAFLLQAFVPSIQELPIAFLNLHGSNNDSNLYEKAAYVAVSVLVISCPCAFGIAVPLAVLIGAGHGAKSGITFNNSNIFEKIKKVNAIAFDKTGTLTYGKLQLKQVIGNDQFLDLIYQMESISLHPLAKSFVTYAIINNISMSTKLIDIKEVAGVGIIAKDIDGNVYELTSEHYANENQFDFSLINQKSSTSTNLLASNIIFSINKKVQSILVFEDEIRADAYETIKVLHENNIETYMITGDNTKVAQKIANELGIKHFYAQVKPEEKAKIIKKIQNDQKIVMYVGDGINDLLALKQANVSISIGETNKATNAVADISLIKPDILNIYKVIKLTKTTKMFIVSSLLWAFGYNLIFIPLALIGIIPPFISVLIMTTSDIAVVLNSLIFRLLKMRLVNKKQIHKLNLKIINEAMLHK; via the coding sequence ATGTTAAAAAATAATTTAATTAAAAAATTTCAATTACTACCTATTAATAAAAGAAGATATTTAATTTCTTTGATGAAAACATCAATAGCACTTCTAATTAGTATTCCTTTAATGGTTTTTGAAATGCTATTTATGTTCAAAAGTAATTTAATTTTAGGTCTTGATGGTTATTTTATATATGGATGAATTGTTTTTGCTTTAAGTATTTTCATTGTCTTTGGCTTAGGTTTTAGTTTTTTTAAAGGTGCTTTTTTTGAAGTTTTTAAATGAAAAAAACCTGGAATGTCTTTACTTGTTGTTATTTCAACATGTGTTGCTTTCATATATAGTACTTATAGTTTAATTTCTAACACAATTATTTATGAACCTAAACTACATGGTTTTTTTGAAACAGCTTGCATGATTATAGCAACAATGAGTGTTGGTCAATTAGTTAGTGATCGTATTAAACTAAAAGCAAATCAAGATTTACAATCTTTAAATGATTTACAAGTCAAAAAATATAATAGTTATGATTTGAACACAAAACAAGTTAGTGAAAAAGTTGTTTTTCAAGCTGAAATTAACGAATACGCACTTGTTAAAAAAGGTGAAATTGTTCCATTAGATGGCGTATTATATTCACAAATTGCTGAAGTTGATGAATCTTCATTAACTGGCGAAGCTCGTCCAATTCTAAAAACAATTAATAATGATATTATTGCTGGATCAATTAATGTTGGAGATAATTTTATTTTTAAAATTACTAAACTTTATAATGATTCAACAATTAAAAAAATTATTAATGGTGTTAATCAAATTGCTAGCAGCAAACCAAAAATTCAAGTTGTTGCTGATAAGATTTCATTATGATTTACTCCATTTATCTTATTAATGGCCATTTTAGCTTTTTTATTACAAGCTTTTGTGCCAAGTATTCAAGAGTTACCAATTGCTTTTTTAAATCTTCATGGATCTAATAATGATTCTAATTTATATGAAAAGGCAGCATATGTAGCAGTTTCTGTTCTAGTTATATCATGTCCATGTGCATTTGGTATTGCAGTTCCTTTAGCAGTTTTAATTGGCGCAGGGCATGGTGCTAAAAGTGGGATTACATTTAATAATAGTAATATTTTTGAAAAGATTAAAAAAGTTAATGCAATTGCTTTTGACAAAACAGGGACATTAACTTATGGAAAATTACAATTAAAACAAGTTATAGGAAATGATCAATTTTTAGATTTAATTTATCAAATGGAATCAATTTCTTTACATCCACTAGCTAAATCATTTGTAACTTATGCCATTATTAATAACATTTCTATGAGTACAAAATTAATTGATATTAAAGAGGTTGCAGGTGTGGGAATTATTGCTAAAGATATTGATGGTAATGTTTATGAATTAACATCAGAACATTATGCGAATGAAAATCAATTTGATTTTTCATTAATCAATCAAAAATCTTCTACTTCTACTAATTTATTAGCTTCAAATATTATTTTTAGTATTAACAAAAAGGTGCAATCAATTCTTGTTTTTGAAGATGAAATTCGTGCTGATGCTTATGAAACAATTAAGGTATTACATGAAAATAATATTGAAACTTATATGATTACTGGCGATAATACTAAAGTTGCTCAAAAAATTGCAAATGAATTAGGAATTAAACATTTTTATGCTCAAGTAAAACCAGAAGAAAAAGCTAAGATTATTAAAAAAATTCAAAATGATCAAAAAATAGTAATGTATGTTGGTGATGGTATTAATGATTTATTAGCTTTAAAACAAGCCAATGTTTCTATATCAATTGGTGAAACTAATAAAGCAACTAATGCAGTTGCTGATATTAGTTTAATCAAACCAGATATTTTAAATATTTACAAAGTAATTAAACTAACAAAAACTACTAAGATGTTTATTGTAAGTAGTTTACTATGAGCATTTGGTTATAATCTAATTTTCATTCCACTAGCATTAATTGGTATTATTCCACCATTTATTTCTGTTTTAATTATGACAACTAGTGATATTGCTGTCGTATTAAACTCATTAATTTTTAGATTATTAAAAATGCGTCTAGTTAATAAAAAGCAAATTCATAAACTTAATTTAAAAATTATCAATGAGGCTATGTTACATAAATAA